ACTGGAAGAGCACGGCCTGCAATAGCAGTGACACGAAGATGGCCGGAAATGCCGCCCAACCCAGGATGGCGGCCAGCAGCCCGTTAAGCACCAGGTGCACGTTGCCCGGTCCCAGGGGCACATGAATGAGGGAGGCCACGAAAAATGCCGCCGCCAGAAAACTGGCCGTAACAAGCTGTTTTTCGTCCAGCTTCTTGAGCCCGATGCCGATGCCGGCGGCCGCCACAGCCCAGCCGGCCACCAGTACCGGCCCGGCCAGCACGCCTTCGGATATGTGCATCCTGCCCCTCCTTGCGTCTTCTTTGCTGTGCTGTACGCGCCGGTGGTGGCGGAGTCAACGGTGCGTATGCATGTTGCGTCACAATTTGCATAAACGTGCGAACGAAGAGGCGGGCGCGGAGTAATGCAACACGGTTGCACAGACAAATCAATGACATAGAACTTGACAATCAATCTCATCGAGGCTATTCCATCATGCATGCACATGCTTCATCGTCCAGACACAGCCCCTCAGGTGCTGCCTCTCAGCAAGGTCCCGGCCGGGGCCACCATCCGCATTGTCCAGGTGGGGGACTGCCCGGCCATGCGCAGCCGGCTGCTGGCGTTGGGGCTTACGCCGGGCTCCACCGTCAAGGTGGATTCCTGCGGCTGCGGGCAGTGCTGCCTGTGTGTGCGCGGGGGGCAGCTGGCTATCGGGCACGGCATGGCGGAAAAGATCATGGTCCGCGTGCTGGACCGCGGGGCGGCTGCATCGGATCTGGCCTGCCCGTCGCGGCCGTGTTGCACGCGTCGCGGCGGCTAGAGCCTTGTACTTTTGAAGAAGGACGTTGCGAGTGGGGAAGCCTTTTGCGAAAGGTTCTCCCCCGAGAACTCCTTTCAAAGATGCCTTGCCCTAGAGCCTTGCCGCGTTGCTATTCTTTCTATTTGATGGCCCGTCCGGGCAGCCATCATGCAAAAATTCGTTCCAAATTGGCAGGAGATGCAACCCATGTCACAAATCGTATCGCTTCGCGTGTTGCAAGTGGATCAACTGGCCACCATCGCCAGCGTGACGGCCAAGGGCGAGATGGGCCGCCGCATCCGGGACATGGGTCTTGCTCCCGGCGTGCAGGTGAGCGTGTCTGGCCGTGCGCCGTTGTATGATCCCGTGGCCCTGCGTGTGCTGGGGGCCACCATCAGTCTGAGAAACAATGAAGCGGACCATATCCTGGTCCAGATCGAGGAGTAGCCCCATGGCGGCGAAACATACCGCCAGCGTGGCCCTGGCCGGCAACCCCAATGCCGGCAAGACCACGCTGTTCAATGCGCTGACTGGCGCGCGGCAGCATGTGGGGAACTATCCGGGCATCACCGTGGAGCGCAAGGAAGGCGTGGCTGTGGTGGACGGACGGGAGGTCCGGATTCTGGATCTGCCGGGCACGTACTCGCTGTCTGCCTATTCGCCCGAAGAGCTGGTGGCGCGCAACGTGCTGGTGAGCGAGCGGCCGCAGGTGGTGGTGGGCGTGCTCAATGCCGCGTGCCTGGAGCGCAATCTGTACCTGGCCGTGCAGCTCATGGAGCTGGGCGCGCCCCTGATGCTGGCCCTGAACATGATGGACGAAGCCGAAGCCCAGGGCATGCGCATCAACATGCCGCGACTGGCCGAGCTGCTGGGCGTGCCTGTGCTGCCGCTGGTGGCCAAGCGGGGCAAGGGCGTGCGCGAGCTCATGGCGCTGGTGACGGCCCGGTTGGATGCTCCGGTCCAGGCGACACCCCTGCATGTTTCCTATGGGCCGGATCTGGATGTGGCCCTGACCGGCATGCAGCGGCTCATCGAGCAGCATCATTTTCTGACCGACCGCTACCCGGCGCGCTGGATCGCCCTCAAATATCTGGAAGAAGATGCCGAGGTCCTGGCCCAGGGCCGGCAGGCCGGGGCTGTCTCCGCACAGTTGGAGGAGATTGCCGCCAAAACCGCCACCCATTGCCGCAACACCCTGGAAGTGGAGCCCGAAGCCATCATTGCGGATTACCGGTACGGCTTCATTGCCTCCCTCATGCGCAAGGGCGTGCTCTCGCGCGAGGTGGCCGAAGAACGCCGGGCCTTTTCCGAAAAGGTGGATCGCGTGCTCACCCAGCGGATGCTGGGGCCGGTGCTGATGTTCGGCATCCTCCTGGGCTTGTACCACGCCGTCTTCACCCTGGGGGAAACGCCCATGGGGTGGATGGAGATGGTCTTCGGCTGGCTGTCGGAAACGGCCTCCGGCGTCCTGCCCGAGGGGGCGTTGCGATCCCTGATCGTGTCCGGGATCATCGAGGGCGTGGGCGGGGTGTTCTCCTTTGTGCCGCTGATCATGATCATGTTCTTCCTCCTGGCATTCCTGGAAGATACGGGATACATGGCCCGCGTGGCCTACATGCTGGACCGCGTGTTCCGCATCTTTGGCCTGCACGGCAGTTCGGTGATGCCCCTCATCATTTCCGGCGGCGTGGGCGGCGGCTGCGCCGTGCCGGGCGTCATGGCTGCGCGCACCCTGCGCAGCCCCAAGGAACGGCTGGCCACCATCCTCACGGCCCCGTTCATGACCTGTGGGGCCAAACTGCCGGTGTTCATCCTCGTTACCGGCGTGGTGCTGCCGGATCATCAGGCCTGGGGCATGTTCGCCCTCACCCTGGCTGGCTGGGCCATGGCGCTGGTGGGCGCGCGCGTCCTGCGCTGGACGGTGATTCGCGGGCCGGCCACGCCCTTTGTCATGGAATTGCCGCCGTACCGTTTCCCCACCATGCGCGGGCTGTTGATCCACACCTGGGAACGCACCTGGCAGTATATCAAAAAGGCCGGGACGGTGATTCTGGCCATCTCCATCCTCATCTGGGCGGCCATGACGTATCCCTCCCTGCCGGAGGAACAGGCGGCAGCCCTGCCGGACGAAGCCGCCATTGCCGAAGCAAGCCTGGAATATTCCGTGGCCGGCCGCATCGGCAAGGCGCTGGAGCCTCTCTCCAGCCTGGCCGGGTTCGACTGGCGGACCAACATTGCCCTGGTGGGCGGCTTTGCAGCCAAGGAAGTCATCGTCTCCACCCTGGGCACGGCCTATTCCCTGGGCGAAGTGGATGCGGAAGACGCCAGCAGCCTTTCCGAACGCCTGGCTGCGAATCCGAACTTCACCATGGCTGCGGCCATCGCCCTCATGCTCTTCGTGCTCATCTATGCCCCGTGTTTTGTGACCGTGGTGACCATCTGGCGCGAAAGCAACTGGAAGTGGGCGCTGTTTTCCACCGCATACAGCACGGTGACGGCGTATGTGCTGGCTGTGGCGGTGTTTCAGGGACTGTCGCGCATATTGTAACGACTGCATTGACATGATGCCAACGCCGATGGGGGAGCCGCCAGGTGCCGCCGTCGGCGTTGTCGTGTTGCAAGGAGAGCGGAAATCCGCCGCCGTCGTCCTGTTTGCGGGGCGTTACATCTCGCCACCACAGCGACAACACCGCTACGACTCTGATAGCAGCGGGCATTTGGTGCAATACGATCATTTTCTGCAATGAAGCCCGAACCGCTTGCCAAAAGCAATCTGCAATGGTAAGTGCCGAACAGGGAAGACTGCCATTGGCTGCCCGTGTCAAGTCGATGTTGCATGGCATGTAAGCGCCTCTGCACACAACAGAGGTGTTTCAAGTCATTGTCGCCCATGCCTGAAGGTTTCTGGAGGTTCGTCATGCGCCGAATGCTACTGTTCATGCTCGTCATCCTGTTGTCCATGCCTGCGATGGCACGCGCCCAAGGGCAGGAAATGTATTTGAAAGGATACATCTATACCCTGAATGGCGAGCGGCAGCAGGTCTCCAAATTCCTCAATGTTGGCTTTACGGAATACCATTTCATTCACGACGGCATTTACCGCGTGGTGAAACCGCACGACATCAAAAGCATCGAGAACCGCGGCATGGACAATCTGGTCATCACCATCCGCGGGCATCGGCCCTCGCGCGGCAGGGTGATGGACGTGTTTCCCGGTGCTGCCATCCAGGCCATGACCGGCGACCTCAACGGCAAGGTCAGCTTTGAATTTTACGACAAGATCCAGGGCCAGATGAAGCGCGGCGAAGTCTCCTGCGACGAAGTGAAGCTGCTGGTCTTCGAATAGATTTTCTCTCCACGTCCTGCATCAATCCTCTTGCCGGCGGAAGCCGGACGGTGCCTCCCCGTCCGGCTTCCGTCTTTTTTTTGCATGCTCTTGCAATGCACGTCCCAACTGCGTAAAGTCGGGAAGACTTTGTGCCGATGAGTTATATGCATTTTTGGAGGCAGTGGTCGAGGGCGGGGAGCATTCGTCTCTATGAAAATACGCTACTATCTGGCCTGCTTCGGCCTGCTTGTCGTGTTTCTGCTGGTCGCTGCTGCGTCCATTGCCTGCTTTGGCCTGTACATGTGGGTCACGCGGGATTTGCCGGATTTCCAAAAGCTCACCGATTACGAACCCAGCCTTGTCACCACTGTTTACGCCCGCGATGGCCAGGTGCTGGGCTATCTGTACCGCGAAAAACGGTTCCTGGTAACGCTGGAGGACGTGCCCGCGCATGTGGTGCGAGCCTTCCTGGCCATGGAAGACCACACCTTTTACGAGCACAAGGGCGTGGACTTTCCGGCCATTCTGCGTGCCGCCCTGGCCAACTACGAGGCCGGGACCATCGTACAGGGCGCGTCCACCATCAACCAGCAGATCATCAAGCAACTGCTGCTGACGTCGCAGAAAAAATACGAACGCAAGCTCAAGGAAGCCGTGCTGGCGTTTCGTCTGGACAGCCGGCTGACCAAGGACGAGATCCTGACCATTTACCTTAATCAGGTCTTTTTCGGGGCAGGATCCTACGGCGTGGAGGCCGCGGCGCAAACCTTCTTCGGCAAGCATGTGGGCGAGCTGACCCTGGCCGAAGGCGCGCTGCTGGCCGGCATGCCCAAGGCCCCCAGCCTGTACAACCCCTACACCAATCCGGAAAAGGCCCAGAGCAGGAAGCAGGTGGCCCTGATGCGGCTGCGGGAACTGGGCTGGATCACCACCACGCAGTACGAAGATGCCTTACGCCAGCGGCTGGAGTTCAGGCCCATGCCGGAACCTTCCTGGGGTCTGGGCGCGTACTATCTGGAAGAGGTGCGCCGCCAGCTCATCGAGATGCTGTCCCGCGAAAACGTGCTCAAAAATGGCCTGCCCCTGGACCGATACGGCGAGGATGCCGTGTACGAAAAAGGGCTGCACGTGCACACCGCCGTGGATTTGCAGCACCAGGCCGCGGCGGAGATGGCCCTGCGCTTCGGGCTGGAAGAGTACACCCGCCGCCACGGCTGGAGCGGTCCGGTGGAACAATTGAAGCCGGACCAATGGAAGGAATTTCTGGAGCGCGAACCGACCGCCGCCGATCTGGAGCCCGGCAAGTGGCTGCAGGCGCTGGTGGTGGGCCTGAAGAACGGCGGCGCCGAGCTGCGCATGGGCAGCCGCCGGGGCTTCATTCCGGCATCCTCCATGGCCTGGGCGCGCTGGAAAAAAGGCGGGCTGCGTCCTGGGGATGTGGTGTGGGTGAGCGTGGAAGGGCCGGATGTGTATATGGTGGACCTGGACAAGGCCCCCGCCGAGCAGGCCGCCGCCGCCCGCAAACTGGAGGATCTGCGCCAAGCCCTGGTCAGGGACCAGATCCTGCTGTGTGCCCTGCGCGAAAAGCCCCAGGCGCAAGGGGCTGTCATTTCCCTGGAACCTCCCACCGGCGACGTGGTGGCCGTGGTGGGCGGCTACGATTTCAACGACAGCTGGTTCAATCGCGCCACCCAGGCTCGCCGGCAGCCTGGATCGGCCTTCAAGCCCATTGTCTTTTCCGCAGCGCTGGAGCACGGCTACACGCCCAGCTCCACCGTGCTGGACAGCCCCATCACCGTCGGCTCCTGGAGTCCGAAAAACTATGGCGGCGGCTACCTGGGCCCCATGCCCATGCGGGTGGCGCTGGCCAAATCGCGCAATCTGGTCACCGTACGCATGGCGGCACAGATGGGCATCCGCAAGGTTATCGCCCATGCCCGCAAGCTGGGGCTGGAAGGGGAGTTTCCGCCGTACCTGCCCATCTCGCTGGGGGCGCAGGTGTTCACGCCGCTGAATCTGGCGCAGGCGTACACCGCGTTTGCGCGGGACGGGTCCTACGTCAAGCCGCGGTTCATCCACAGCGTACGCAAGGCCTGGGGGGAAGAGGTGCTGCGTATCAAGCCGGAGGCCGTGCGGGCCATCAGCCCGGAAAACGCCTACGCCATGGCCACCATGCTGCAGGGCGTGGTTCAGGCCGGCACCGGCACCCGGGCCAAGGTGCTTGGCCGGCCCGTGGCCGGCAAGACCGGCACCACCAACAACGAAATAGACACGTGGTTCATGGGCTTTTCGCCGTATCTGCTCACCGGCGTCTATGTGGGCTTCGACGAGCTGACGCCCATGGGCAAGGGCGAGACCGGCGGACGCACGGCCCTGCCCATCTGGGCCGCCTATCGGCTGAAGGTGGAAGGCATGTACCCCGTGCAGGACTTCGCCGCGCCGCAGCTTCTGGATCAGACGCCGACGCTGCGTGTGGCTGCCGTCACGGTGACGGATGATCTGATCCACAACGATTTCATGCCCTTTCCCCACGCGGAAAAGGCGGCGCTGGTGCAGGGGCAGGGCGGCGAACCCAGCTACGGCGTCAGCGTGAGCGAGTCGCCAGCGCCCCGCCCGGCCACCCGCACCAAACCGCCAAGCGCCACCACCAGCGAAGAGCTGCTCAAGTCCATGTTTTAGAGCAGGTTAATTTTGAAAAGGACGTTGCGAGAGGGGAGAACCTTTTTGCAAAAGGTTNAGAAAGGTTTTCCCCCGACAGTTCTTTTCAAAAGTACATTGCTCTAAACGCATCCCCGCCGTACTGCGTCAGGGCATGCCGTTCATGCGGATGCGGTAATTTCTGGCCGCCTCGGCAAAGCGGCTGCGGATGGCCTCCAGATTGGCCGGCACGGGGCCGGATGGCGTAGGCGCGAACACAAACAGGCGCTGCGACGCCATGCCCCGGGCGTTCCAGCGCAGGGGGGCCATGCTCCAGGCCATGTGCTGCACGGCCTGCAGGCGGGTGTTGATCCACTGCGCGTCGGCATTGGCCGGCAGGGGCCCCATGGTGGCGGCAAAGCGGATGAAATCATACCCCAGGGCATGCCAGTAGTCCGGCTTGGCGCCAAGGGCGGACACAAGGGCGCGGGCCTCGGGCGCGGCGTTGCCCTCCCACCAGGCGCCGGGGAACATGGCCAGCCGGAAGGGCTGCTGATCCTCGGGGCGCATGGCCAGGGTCTGATCCCACAGCGCCGAGCCCAGCACGAGCATGTGGTCTTCCTGATAGTACGAAAACAGCGGCACCAGCATTTGCGCCTGGGACCATGCATCCGGCAAAAACACGGCTTCCATGCCCGGATGCCGGCCGCCAGGAACGCCCGCGGCATAGCCTTGCTCCAGAAACGCCGCCACCTGCCGGTTCCAGCGCAGGGGCTCGGCCGGATCATACGCTGCGGCAGCCTTGGTGAGCATTCCCATCTCGCGCGCAACATCCTGAAACAACTGCGCCCGGCGTTGGCCGAAGGACTCGTCCGGATACAGCACGCCCACGTCCTTGACGCCGAAGTGATCCCGGGCCGTGGTGAGCATGGTCTCGATGTGGTCCCGCGGGCTGGTGAAGAAGCGCCAGGCATCCCGGCCTTCCTGGGGCAGGCCCGTGGGGAACTCGGGCATCAGGGCGAACACCTGCCGCCTGGGGGCCAGACTCAACAGGGGCATCAGATCCTGCGCCAGCATGGGACCGCCGATGAGCACGGAGGGCGAGGTGCGCATCACCTGATCCAGCCAGTCGGCGGCGGCGGTGTCCACAATCTGCAGTTGCACCCGCACGCCGTCCCGGGCCAGACGGGCCACGGCAATCTGCGCCCCGGCCGCCACCTTGCTGGCGAAGGCCCCATAGGCATTGCCCAGGGGCAGGACCAACAGCACGGTGACGGGCTGTGGCGTCGGTGCGCTGCGCGTTTCCAGCAGGCCGCCGGATTGCGGCGACGCAGTGCGCGAAGGGGCTTGCCGGCCAGCGCAGCCGGCAACAACCATCAATGCGGCCAGAAGCAACAGGAAGCACGATCTGCTGAACATGCGCGGCACTCGCAGTGGCTGCAGGGTGGGAACGATACGTGCCACCCATATACACCGGAATAGCGCGAAACGGAACGAAAAAAAGCCGCACCGCCTTTCAGGGCCAGTGTCGGCAGGCTTGTCCGAGGGCAGTCTGACGGCTCAACGCAACAAGGGGCAGCCATGGGCTGCCCCTTGCATCGGGTGGTGTTTGGGTCAGTCGCGTCCCGCTAGTTGTTGTCGGGGCTTTTCCACGTTGCTACCCCGTCAGTGCCGATGGTGAAATCGGGATGGGTAACGGTGATGACGATATCACTACCGCTCGCAGCGCAAGCCAGGACGTAGTCGCCAGTCACCCCAGTAGCTTTGCAAGCAGTTTCAATGACACCAGGCACGACCTTCCCGGTTGCGGCGTCAACGTTGGAGCTACCTCCATCCAGCAGCGCTTTGGCATAAGCCAGGGAGCACTGGGACATGGCGCCTGCGATGATGCCGGCAGCGCCCTTTTTAGCGGCAGTCAGCTGCATGTCGTTGTACTTGGGGACGGCCACGGCGGCGAGGATGCCGAGGATGACGAGGACGGCGATGATTTCGATGAGGGTGAAGCCTTGCTGGTTCCGCATTGTCTTTCTCCTATTGTACGGGATGAGAAAAAGTGCCCAGGGAGTTGCGCACGGATGCTTGCCTAAAAGCAACCGGCGTGCCAACGAAAACCCTTGCGAAGCTGCTCTTCTATCATCTGAAATAAAAAGATTTTTATTTTGGGCTACAAATTTTGTAGCTTGCCAATAGGTCTGTAGCATCAAAAAATGGAGGAAACTCTCCAAAAAGTGATGCTCCAAAAAATGGAGCACGCGGCGGGCAGGTGGCCAGGGCGCGGCGATTCGATGCCGTGGCGCGCCTCATCTCGCCCCCAGCAGGAAGATGCCATACCGGGCCCGCCAGGATTTCCACAGGCTGAGCACGTGCCCGTCCTGGCGGCGGTAGTCCGTATCCAGGGCCGCTTCCTCCAGGATGGGCAGCGCGTGGGCTTTGCAGAATGCGCGGAAGTCCTTGAGGGTGATGACGCGGATGTTGGGCGTGTTCCACCATTCGTAGGGCAGTTCGCTGGTGCGCGGGGCCTGGCCCGAGAGCAGCAGTTGCATGCGGATGCGCCAATGGCTGAAGTTGGGGAAGCTCACCACCCCGCGCCGGCCCACGCGCAGCATCTCCTTGAGCAGGATGGCCGGCTTGTAGACCTGTTGCAGCGTCTGGGAGAGGACCACCACATCAAAGCGGCCGTCGGGGTAGTCCAGGATTTCCGTATTGATGTCGCCCTGGATGACGGACAGGCCGCGCCCGATGCACTGGGCCACCTTGTCTTCGCCGTGTTCAATGCCCTGGCCGCGCACGCCTTTGTGGGCCTGCAGATGGGCCAGGAGCTCGCCGGAGCCGCAGCCCAGGTCCAGCACGCTGGCGCCCTGGGGAATCCAGCTGGCGATCTGTTGCAGATCAAACCGCATGGCCGGCCTCCATGCGCAGTTTTGCCTGGGAGTGATCCAGGAAGTTGGCGATGAGGGCCGAGAGCCGTTCGTTCTGGAGCAGGAAGGCGTCGTGCCCGAAGTCGGCGTCTATCTCCATGAAGCTGACGTCCCGGCCGGCCTTTTTCATGGCCTGGACCAGCTCCCGGGAGCGGTAGGTGGGGTAGAGCCAGTCCGAGGAGAAGCTGATCACCAAAAACCGCGCCTGGGCCTGGCTCATGGCTCCGGCCAGGGAGCCCTGGCCATGCTGGGCGGCAAGGTCGAAGTAGTCCGCGGCCTTGGTGATGTAGAGGAAGGAATTGGCATCGAACCGTTCCACAAACTTGCGACCCTGGTAGCGCAGGTAGCTTTCCACCTGGAAGTCGGGCAGGTCCAGGTCGAAATCGAAGCTGAAGGCGTCGCGATCCTGCAGGCGGCGGCCGAACTTGCGGCGCATGGCTTCGTCTGAAAGATAGGTGATGTGGCCGACCATCCGGGCCACGGCCAGGCCTGTGCCGGGTTTGCTGGAGTCGGTGTAGCGGCCGCGGTTCCAGTTGGGATCGGCCATGATGGCCTGCCGGGCCACCTCGTGGAAGGCGATGTTCAGGGCCGAGTGCCGGGCCGTGGTGGCCAGGGGGATGGCGGCGTAGACCATCTCCGGGTAGCGGCAGCTCCAATCCAGCACCTGCATGCCGCCCATGGAGCCGCCCACCACGGCCAGCAGGCGCGGGATCCCCAGATGGCCGATCAGCTCGCGCTGGGCCTTGACCATGTCCCCGATGGTGACCACGGGAAAATCCAGCCCGTACAGGCCGCTGCCGTCCGGCTTTTCGCTGGCCGGACCGGTGGAGCCCATGCAGCTGCCCAACGCATTGGAACAGATGACAAAGTATCGATCCGTGTCGATGGGTTTGCCAGGGCCGACCATCAGCTCCCACCAGCCGGGCTTGCCGCTGCCGCCCTTGGCGGGGTCGTGATAACCGGCCACATGGGCATCGCCGGTGAGGGCATGGCAAATGAGGATGGCGTTATCGCGTGCCGGCGTCAGGCGGCCGTAGGTCTCGAAGGCCAGGGTCACGGGGGCGAGGAGCTGGCCGCTCTCCAGCAGCAGGGGCTCGCCGGAATTGGCAAAGGTGAAGGACTGCTTCTCCACAATGCCCACGGTGTTGGCGTCGGCAAAGCCGTCAATATATTCGCTCATACACGGATGGTGCACCATTGTCGCGGCTGTTGCAACCCCTGCAATGCACGAAGGCGGTTGTGCCGCATCGCCGGGCCTGATAGCACCGCAGGCATGGATACGCGATCTTCCACAACATCGGATGGCTGGACGCTGAACTGCGGCAGCGGCAAATCCTTCAAGCCCGACTGCCTGAATGTGGACATCAACCCCTTTTGGCAGCCGGACATCGTGGCCGATCTGGCCCGGCCGTTCCCGCCCACGCCGGAGACGGTCTATTCCAGCTCGCGCTTCGGGGCGGTGCGGCTTGCGCCGGGCTGTGCGGCGCGCATCATCGCCCATGACCTGCTGGAACACCTGCCACAGGTGACGACGTTTTATGAGACCTGCCTGCGCCTGCTGGCCGAAGGCGGGCTGCTGGATGTGGTGGTGCCATACGACCTGGCCCACGGCGCCTGGCAGGATCCCACCCATGTCCGTGCATTCAACGAAAACAGCTGGTTGTATGTGACGGACTGGCACTGGTATCTGGGCTGGACCGAGGCGCGTTTCGAGCTGGTGTCGCTGGAATACCGGTATAGCCAACTGGGGCAGCGATTGCTGGATAAAGGCAAAGATGCCGAGATGATACGCCGCAGACCCCGGGCCGTGGACGCCATGGCTGTGCTGTTGCGCAAGCGCTCGCTCACGGACAAGGAGCGGGGCAAGGTCGCGACGCGATGGGCGAAATATCTGGACCGGCCCGCGGATTTCACTCCGTCGCAGGCGGGATAAAAAAATAAAAAATAACCCTTTACAACGCTGCGGTTGTGGTTATCATGTAGTCAGAGGCAAGGAAACGGCACCTGCAACGGAGGGTACGAAGAAATAATGAAAGCCATCGTACACACGGCAAGCGGAGTTGCCCACGGGGTCGCCCGGGATATTGTCCTGTAGAGCGCGACCAACTAGAGAGGATGAGGACAACAAAGCCACCTCGTCCCGCCGGATACCCGGCAAGAAAGATCTCTTATCCTGATCCTCAACCTTAACCGACTTCGAAGATAGAACAAGACTATTCCTCAGAGCAGTCCTTCTCCAAGCCGCCGGGGTTCTCCCGGCGGCTCTTTTGTATGGATTCGCGATCATGCGTACCCACCGCGCGGCCTCGCTGCACGGCTCCCCGACCAAAACGGGCCTCGATGTCATCAAGCGTCTTGTCCAGCGTCTGGCGGCGTTCCTCGCGTCGGGCCTCGGCATCGTCAAAGAGCGGCAACTGCCGCGGCAGGGCGAAAAAGCCGCTGGCAGACACGCCGATGAGCCGCAGGGGCCGGGAGAGCTTTTCCTTGTCCAACAAGGACTTGGCCACCTCGAACAAGCCGTCGGTGCTGGCCACGGGCAGCTCCACGGTCCGGCTGCGGGTGATGCTTTTGAAGTCGCGGTCTTTGAGTTTGAGGGTGATGGTGCGGGCGGTGCGGCCGTCCTTGCGCAGCCTGCGGCCCACGCGGTGGCACTGCTGATACAGATGCCGGGCCAGCAGCTCGCGGTCGGCGGTGTCGTGGTCCAGGGTCACTTCCGCGCCTTCGCTTTTGGCGTCCCAGTGGGAGGTCAGCCCGCGGGGATCGATGCCGTGGGCGCGATCCCACAGGGCCTGCCCCCATTTGCCGAACTCTCGCACAAAAAACGCAGGGGAGAGCCGCCGGAGGTCTCCCACGGTGCGGATGCCCAGTTGCCGGAGCCGGGCCTCGCTCTTGCCGCCCACGCCGGGGATTTTGCCCACAGGCAGGGCGATGAGGAAATCATCGACCATCGTGGGATGCAGGACGAAGAGCCCGTCCGGCTTGTTCCAGTCCGAGGCGATCTTGGCCAGGAACTTCACCGGCGCCAGGCCCACGGAACAGGCCAGCCCGCCCGTGGCCCGGCGGACGGCGTCCTTGACGGCGCGGCCCATGGCCTCTGGCGGACCGAGAAAGGGTTCCATGCCGGTCATGTCCAGATAGGCTTCGTCCACGGAGGCCTGCTCCATGATCGGGGAGAACTGCGCCAGCGCGGCCATGGCCAGCCGGGAAACCTCGCCGTAGCGGCTGTGGCTGCCGTGCAGGAAGATGCCATGGGGGCAGAGCTTGCGCGCCTGGGCCGAGGGCATGCCCGAGCGCACGCCAAAGGCGCGGGCAGGGTAGGACGCCGCGCTGACCACGCCGCGCTCCCCCCCGCCCACGATGACCGGCTTGCCGGCCAGGGCCGGATTGTCCAGCACTTCTACGGACGCAAAAAAGGCATCCATGTCCAGGTGCAGAATCCAGCGCTGCCCGGCAGGGCAGGAGGGCGCGGCCATGGCCTGTCTGCGGTGACGATCCGGGAGCCCGCTACCGGGCGTTCCGGATGCGGTCGATGATGCCCGTGGTGGAGACGCCCTCCACCAGCGGCAGGGAGACGGCCTTGCCCCCGCGGGCTTCCACCACGTCCCGGCCCACGATGGCTTCCACGGGCCAGTCGCCGCCCTTGACGAGGATATCCGGCTGCAACTGGCTGATGATGTCGTACGGGGTGGCGGCTTCGAACCACGTCACGTAGTCCACCATCTCCAGGTGCGCCAGCATGAACATGCGGTCGGC
This sequence is a window from Megalodesulfovibrio gigas DSM 1382 = ATCC 19364. Protein-coding genes within it:
- the feoB gene encoding ferrous iron transport protein B produces the protein MAAKHTASVALAGNPNAGKTTLFNALTGARQHVGNYPGITVERKEGVAVVDGREVRILDLPGTYSLSAYSPEELVARNVLVSERPQVVVGVLNAACLERNLYLAVQLMELGAPLMLALNMMDEAEAQGMRINMPRLAELLGVPVLPLVAKRGKGVRELMALVTARLDAPVQATPLHVSYGPDLDVALTGMQRLIEQHHFLTDRYPARWIALKYLEEDAEVLAQGRQAGAVSAQLEEIAAKTATHCRNTLEVEPEAIIADYRYGFIASLMRKGVLSREVAEERRAFSEKVDRVLTQRMLGPVLMFGILLGLYHAVFTLGETPMGWMEMVFGWLSETASGVLPEGALRSLIVSGIIEGVGGVFSFVPLIMIMFFLLAFLEDTGYMARVAYMLDRVFRIFGLHGSSVMPLIISGGVGGGCAVPGVMAARTLRSPKERLATILTAPFMTCGAKLPVFILVTGVVLPDHQAWGMFALTLAGWAMALVGARVLRWTVIRGPATPFVMELPPYRFPTMRGLLIHTWERTWQYIKKAGTVILAISILIWAAMTYPSLPEEQAAALPDEAAIAEASLEYSVAGRIGKALEPLSSLAGFDWRTNIALVGGFAAKEVIVSTLGTAYSLGEVDAEDASSLSERLAANPNFTMAAAIALMLFVLIYAPCFVTVVTIWRESNWKWALFSTAYSTVTAYVLAVAVFQGLSRIL
- a CDS encoding FeoA family protein; this encodes MSQIVSLRVLQVDQLATIASVTAKGEMGRRIRDMGLAPGVQVSVSGRAPLYDPVALRVLGATISLRNNEADHILVQIEE
- a CDS encoding type IV pilin protein, encoding MRNQQGFTLIEIIAVLVILGILAAVAVPKYNDMQLTAAKKGAAGIIAGAMSQCSLAYAKALLDGGSSNVDAATGKVVPGVIETACKATGVTGDYVLACAASGSDIVITVTHPDFTIGTDGVATWKSPDNN
- a CDS encoding FeoA family protein yields the protein MLHRPDTAPQVLPLSKVPAGATIRIVQVGDCPAMRSRLLALGLTPGSTVKVDSCGCGQCCLCVRGGQLAIGHGMAEKIMVRVLDRGAAASDLACPSRPCCTRRGG
- a CDS encoding penicillin-binding protein 1A, with protein sequence MKIRYYLACFGLLVVFLLVAAASIACFGLYMWVTRDLPDFQKLTDYEPSLVTTVYARDGQVLGYLYREKRFLVTLEDVPAHVVRAFLAMEDHTFYEHKGVDFPAILRAALANYEAGTIVQGASTINQQIIKQLLLTSQKKYERKLKEAVLAFRLDSRLTKDEILTIYLNQVFFGAGSYGVEAAAQTFFGKHVGELTLAEGALLAGMPKAPSLYNPYTNPEKAQSRKQVALMRLRELGWITTTQYEDALRQRLEFRPMPEPSWGLGAYYLEEVRRQLIEMLSRENVLKNGLPLDRYGEDAVYEKGLHVHTAVDLQHQAAAEMALRFGLEEYTRRHGWSGPVEQLKPDQWKEFLEREPTAADLEPGKWLQALVVGLKNGGAELRMGSRRGFIPASSMAWARWKKGGLRPGDVVWVSVEGPDVYMVDLDKAPAEQAAAARKLEDLRQALVRDQILLCALREKPQAQGAVISLEPPTGDVVAVVGGYDFNDSWFNRATQARRQPGSAFKPIVFSAALEHGYTPSSTVLDSPITVGSWSPKNYGGGYLGPMPMRVALAKSRNLVTVRMAAQMGIRKVIAHARKLGLEGEFPPYLPISLGAQVFTPLNLAQAYTAFARDGSYVKPRFIHSVRKAWGEEVLRIKPEAVRAISPENAYAMATMLQGVVQAGTGTRAKVLGRPVAGKTGTTNNEIDTWFMGFSPYLLTGVYVGFDELTPMGKGETGGRTALPIWAAYRLKVEGMYPVQDFAAPQLLDQTPTLRVAAVTVTDDLIHNDFMPFPHAEKAALVQGQGGEPSYGVSVSESPAPRPATRTKPPSATTSEELLKSMF
- a CDS encoding ABC transporter substrate-binding protein, whose amino-acid sequence is MFSRSCFLLLLAALMVVAGCAGRQAPSRTASPQSGGLLETRSAPTPQPVTVLLVLPLGNAYGAFASKVAAGAQIAVARLARDGVRVQLQIVDTAAADWLDQVMRTSPSVLIGGPMLAQDLMPLLSLAPRRQVFALMPEFPTGLPQEGRDAWRFFTSPRDHIETMLTTARDHFGVKDVGVLYPDESFGQRRAQLFQDVAREMGMLTKAAAAYDPAEPLRWNRQVAAFLEQGYAAGVPGGRHPGMEAVFLPDAWSQAQMLVPLFSYYQEDHMLVLGSALWDQTLAMRPEDQQPFRLAMFPGAWWEGNAAPEARALVSALGAKPDYWHALGYDFIRFAATMGPLPANADAQWINTRLQAVQHMAWSMAPLRWNARGMASQRLFVFAPTPSGPVPANLEAIRSRFAEAARNYRIRMNGMP